A stretch of DNA from Globicephala melas chromosome 19, mGloMel1.2, whole genome shotgun sequence:
tcttgtaggtttttaccttgctccttcgtctgtgacatatatttttttgtcatttctttcttttttttgtttttttttttgatgagtggggctgtgttcctgtcttgctggttgtttggcctgaggtatcCAGCACtagagtttgtaggctgttgagTAGAGTCAGGTCTTGGGGAGCTCAGGTCTGACTCCTCATTCCTCCAAAGGATGTTCTTGGAAGATGTCTTTCTGCATGTGTTGATTCTTATCTGCCTCCAGCTCAAGATAATCCCTATGCCAATGTGGCATATTTTGGTTCCCTGCCTTTGTATCTGATAAATTCAGCAGAAACACTCTTTCTCATAGTAAGAGTTGCTTCTTTGCAGGGAGAGTCTTATCATCTCATCAACTGAGGATCTGAATGTTTTCTCTGTGGGGTTTATCTAATGTATTCAGTCTTCAGAGGCTCTGTGTAAGCACTTAGTGACTTACCTAGATGGTCCTTTGAATAGGGCTCTATTACGTGGAATATAAAACCTGTTGTTTCCCCAAGAAAATTATGAGCTTTGTAATGTTTTCTAAATCAAGATCCCAAAAGTTTTCCTTGGtgcagttattgtattttttcaagaattcacatattttggaaatgtttttagTGCTTATGAAGTCACACAATTGTTTGTGCATGCACATGCACTTGTAGGGAGTGCTTGTTCCTTGTCAATTTACATGGTATTTTTAGTTAGAACTTCTTAGCATCTTTCATACCAAATGATTTATATACATGTAGATTAGCAAGTCACTGTCACTAAATCATTCTCACAGAAAGTGGGTGTGATCTTTGGCAGCTCAATTCAAGAGTGAATACctcaagggagttccctggtggtccaatggttaggacacTGTGCTTTCAATGCCAAGGGCgggggttccagccctggttgggaaactaagatcccacaagctgcaagcCATGGCCAAAAAAGTAAATACCTCAAAATATCCTTAAAGATTTTATATCTTCATCTATTTAAACTCATTAAGTAGATAAAATATACAGAGGAGTTTTATTGAATGCTTTAATTCAgtgttttatttactctttaattcagtgttttattcactgctgtgagAACTACATTGACCAGAGGACCCTGAGCCATCAAATTCACGTCAGCGTGGAGCCAATGAAGGTCCAGGACTGGGGCATTTCCATGTGTGCCATCGTGTCAAGGCGGGATTTCCGGCATTCTCCTAGTGGCAGTCTGTTTCCTACTCAGAGGTTCCACAGCTCTGTGTCTGGTCCGAGGTGACCAAATTAAAGAGGAGACACGACGAAGAGGAATTGTCCTTGCTGTACAGAGTCGGATCTGAAGCACTGGGTTGCTCCACCCACAGACTCCGATGGCGGCGGCAGTGCTGAGGGACACGCCTCAGGTAAACGCTCGTCCTCCAGGCCCTCACCACCCTCACTCCACCAGACACTAAAGCCCCGAGTGTGGGGCGCTTGCTCCTGTGCCCGCAGCCCAGGCCCCGGTGTCCAGGATGGTGAGGCAGCCATGGGTGGGGGCCTGGGGCCCTGTTTCTGACAGACAGTGTGATGGTGCGTGGGAGAGGGTCACAGGTGGAGGAATCAGCAGGTGTATAGGTTTGGAGGTCGGAGGATTGGGAAACCTATTTCTTTAGGGAACAGAACATTGAGATGGAGTggcccctggattggcaggctcAGGGGGTTGTTTCTTCATTCTGAAGGCCCTGGGAACCATGGGGAATTTCAACAAAGAAGACGAAGTTTTCCAAGaggatttttaaaggaagaacaGACTGGAGAGGTTTGATGACAGTGAAGCACAGGGAGACTGAGTCCTTGTGCAAGTCACATAGCCGCTAAGAGTCAGCACTGAGGACTGAACCCCAGAGTTTAGACAGCCTGAGGTCTCTTTGCTCCAGTGGTGAGCAGAGCTATAATGGAGACCAGAGCCCACTGAGCTCCAGCATGGTTGCCTGCCTCCACTGACCTCTGCCCAGTGGTTCCCATAACAGTTGAAGTGCTTTTAGAATCTACACAAGTAAGAGGTGAGGGTGTCCCAGGGTCTCACTGATCATGACCCTATGCATGTGGTATCTGGGGTTGTGGTATCATGGGACCCTTCACCTGCCATTCTCCCAGCTCTTAGTCTGGGACCCTGGAGAAACGTCAACAGAGGCTGGAGGTTATATGGAGGTGTTCCCAATTCCAGAAATTAGTAAAGTCGTCAAGGGCATAGGCACCAGTATGTGCCAGATGCTTGAAGGTGAGGCCAAGCTGGGAATATTCAGGGAAATGTAAGTCTCCTTCTGATGAGAACAGAGTTAGGGAGGCAGGACTTAGGCCTGGAATGTCTCCCTGAGAAGTGGGTGTTGATTTTGGAGGTGGTCGGAGCAGTGGGGGAGTTTGGGTCATAAATGGAGGTGAACTTACACATGCCTTAACCTGTTCCATCTATCTGCAGAAAAGAAAGGTCTAGAAATTTGAGACAGAGTTCAGCATTAGACACACATGGGTGGTGACTGCTTGGTGGATTGGGTGGGGCTTTCTGTCATGTTTAGGAAGGGGAATTCTTGTCCTGGTGGTAATATTATTAACAAATCAGGAAGAAGAGAGTAGAAGTCAATTCTGGGTGTCTTTCTTGGGCACCAGGTTGGAGGAAGTGGTCTCTCAGACATAGGTAAAAGGTTTTAAGAGAGGTAGCCATTGAGGGAGGAGAGGATAATCTAGCAGCCACAGTTTCCAAGGGAAGAGTGGACATGAGGTGAATGTAGAGGCCTAGGAGTAACTGAGGCAGGATGACCCTGAGGATTGGGCTGCTGCTTATTCACCATTCTTGACTCACCAGAATTTTGTGGTGACCTTTTGTGGATCCTCCAAGGCTGGTTGATGAGCTTAGGGATGAATAGGACACCTGTGAGTTACTTGGCCTCATGTTACGGGCGGAATTATGACCCCCTAAAGTCTTATGTTGAAGTTTTAATCCCCAGTAACCCAgcatgtgactgtgtttggagatagggaTTTTTATTAATATGAACCCTCATCCAACATGTCCAGTGTCCTTGTAATAACAGGAAATTTGGGGTCAGACACAGAAGAAAGACCAAGTGAAGTCACAGGGAAATGACAGCCATCAATAAGCCAAGGATTGAGGCTGTAAACgcaaccaaccctgccaacacttgAACTGtcagaaaatgaatttttgttgtttaagctagCCActatgtggtattttgttgtgaTAGCCTTAGCAGGAGGTGGGGTCCTGCAGCAGTCTGTAGTAGCAGGGCACTCTCAATGCTGTATGATGAGTAACAGGGAGACAAATGGAATCCCTGTGGCTGTGGGGATGCATTTATGGCGTGCACAGATGCAAGAGATGCTAAGAAAGATGTGCACACAGAGAGGGAGCATGAGCTGATGATTCTACATCTTTGGTATTAGGGACTTAAGAGTGCAGGGTGAGTCTACATTTGGTTGTACCTGGGAGGTATGCTCTGGGGTATCCCAGGGATATGGCCTGGCTGGGGGCTGGTGGGGCCCTGCAGGCAGGACCATGAGGAGAGAGTGACATTAGTGGCACCAGGACCTGGTATCGCCTCCGAGTTGGAGAGCTTGGGAGGAGGGTAAGAATGGGGTAGATATGTTAATGATGGGTTGTGGGTCCTTGGGAGAGAGGCTTTTTGTGATTTCATCTCTCCCCATCATGGCAGGGTAGTGTGACCTTTGAAGACGTGGTAGTGTACTTCTCCTGGGAGGAGTGGGGGCTCCttgatgaggctcagagatgccTGTACCACGATGTCATGCTGGAGAACTTTGCACTTGTGACCTCACTGGGTAAGGCCCTCACACCCATCCCAGTACCTTGAGCTAGACTCTGATCTTCTCACAATTGAACAGTAGGTTCTGTCTCCTTTCCCAGTTCCCTGGCTGGGTGCTGTGGTCGACAGGGCTGGGCTGAGCGACTGCCCTCTTCTTGAACCTGCAGCCACTGGTGTGCTGCCCCAGTGAGCCTGATGGATCACACCTTACTTGCCCTCTCCCTGGCTGGGTAACTGTCCAGATCCATGGCTCCTGCCCaggtttttctgtctcctttctgtTGACATTCTTCCTGTCTGTGCCAGCAGTTGCCATTTGATAATATGTTGACTACATTTGGGGACGAtgggcttttattttttggccatgccgcatggcttgtgggatcttagttccccaaccagggattgaacctggacccttggcagtgaaagtgcagaatcctaacccctggactgcgaGGGAATTCCCATGCGCTATTCTTATAATATGCAGAATTGCTCTGGGCCAATGCTAGTCCATCACCTGTCCTGTCATTGCCTTAGGACTCAGGTCCCAGGCAGTTGTTCAACTGGGGTTCAGAAAGAAGAGTGCTGGGATGGACATGACTCCAGCCATGGCGAGATGGGCTCAGAGCAGGTCTCTCTTTGGTGAATGGCAGCTGATGGAGGGCATGACATCAAGACTGTATTCAGATCATATGGAACCTGTCCTGTGTCCACCAGTGTGTTGATGGTGATGCCAGTGACCACACCTCATTTCTACCTTTCCTGCCTTACTGTGGACACTTCTATAACTTCTGATTCTTCTCTGGGTCCCTGGCTGTCCCCACCTTTCTACTTTCATGTGTCACCTTTTCTTTACTGTTTCCTCTACAATGTTCCCCAAGATTAGGTCCCACATAATGTATTGCAAGGCATGCACATATCATTAAATAGACTGTGAATACCACGTAGTCAGTTGCAACCATATCTTCCTGCGCCTGGATACTTGAACACAGCACTCAAATATCAGCAGCAGCCAAGGCCCTCCTGAAGGGTGTTGGCAGAGAAGTGAATTGGAGATATTTCTTCCTGTGCTGCATGCCACCCTGACAGCCTCCATCTTGCAAGGGCTCCCTACTTCTTAGGGCTTTCAGAGTCCCAGTACTGCAAAGCAGCTCTTTCATCAACCTCATACTGAAAACAATCCAATGGCCTCATTCTTTGGTGTGTCTGACACATTTGTGTTGGGGctgccccaccaccaccaaagacAACACGCATTTCACCAGCATTTCTGTGCTTTCAGGTTGTTGGTATGGAATGGAGGATGAGGAAGCATTTTCTGTGCAGAGTGTTTCTGTAGAACAAATGTCACTGGGCAAGACTCCAACTCCAGATCCATCCATTCAGAAGACTCATCCCTGTGAGAAGTGTGTCATGGCCGGGAGAGACATTTTGTATCTGCCTGAGTACCAAGGATTGCATCCTGGGCAGAAATCATACACCTGTGAGGCATGTGGAAAACAATTTTGGTTCAGTCCAAACAGTCACCAGCACCAGAAGCACAATGATGAGAAGCCATTCAAAAGGGACATAGATAGGGCCTCATTTGTGACGAGCTACAGGTTCCATGTTTCAGGGAAGACCTTCACCTGCGAAGAAGTCGGGAGGGACTTCCTGGCTATGTTGAATCTTCTTCAGCATCAGGCCACTCTCAAAGGGGCAAAGCCACACAGCAGCTTCAGGTGTGGGGAGTCCTTTCATAGTGGAAAAAGTCATTACAAGTATAGTGAGTATGAGAAATTGTTCAGCTATGAATACACACTTTTTCAGGATGAGCAACTTCACACTAGAGAAAGTTACTATGACTGTGAGAAACCCTTTAACCAAAGCTCCATCCTTATTAATTGCCAGAGACCTGACACAGGAGCAAGGtcttatgagtgcagtgaatgtgggaaatcctttaGCCAAAGCTACAGACTCATTCAACACCACAGAAGTCACACTGCAGCAAGGCCTTATAAgtgcaatgaatgtgggaaagctttcagctACAAATTAAGACTTGTGCAGCACCTACAAATTCACACTAAAGTGAGGCCTTATGAGTGTGGTGAATGTGGGAAGTCCTTTAGCTACAGCTCCACTCTCATTAAACAccagagagttcacactggagCAAGGCCTTATAAGTGTGGTGAGTGTGGGAATTCCTTTAGCCAAAGCTCCAACCTCATTCAGCACCAGAAGATTCACAGTGGAGCAAGGCCTTAtaaatgcagtgaatgtggaaaaTCCTTCAGCTACAAATGCAAACTTGTGCAGCACCTGcgaattcacactggagaaaggccttatgagtgtggggaatgtgggaaatcctttaGCCACAGCTCCACTCTTAATCAAcaccagagaattcacactggagcCAGACCATATAAGTGTGACGAGTGTGAGAAATCCTTTAGCCAAAAGTCCAACCTCATTCAGCACCGGAGAGTACACACAGGAGAAAAGCCTTATGAGTGTGGGGAATGTGGGAAGTCCTTTAGTCAAAGCTCCCACATCATTCAACACAGAAAACTTCACACCAGATAACCTCATGAATGCAGTGACTGGGAGAAAATCAGTTACAGCCAATGGTCTGTAATTAAACAAGTTCACAGCCTGGATAAAATTTATTTGTGCAGCAAAGTTGGGAAAACCTTCATCTAAAGGTCTCTGAGACctacagggaacatgggttttCAGTGTACTAGAACTAGAGTGTTTTTGTGAGGGAACCATCTGCTTGACATTGAACCTTATACAGCTGAGCATCCAGAGTGGGAAGGTTCCCCAGGAGTTCTAGGTTTGTGGGAAGCTATTAGGATCCTCTTTGCATATTCTACTGCTGGCTCTGTTGCCTGAATTATGTTCCTTCCAGTTTCTGTGGCAGAAGCCTCACCTCTACCACTTAGTAGTTTCCAGGTTCCAATAGTATGTATGTCCCTTGCAATGATCAGGGAAGGCAGATATCTCTGTCCCATTCTCTACAGAACAGTAAGGAGGAGTAATTTTCAAGGGAGGAAGCACCTCTAGTGCCTCTGTGAGAAGTATAAATCAGTTCCCTTTTCCCAAGGATATCACATAATGCTGAGCACTACTGTGGGGAAGCTGTTCCCCGGGTACTGCAAAGGAATCACGTGCCTTCATGTCTAGAGTTGGGTTTTCTGGTGTTGGTTGTAAGACAGGGGTGAGGCTGGAACCTAAATTCACACACAGTGGATGTGATTCATATGCACTGGAGGAGGCTGTGGCAATGAGAGAGGTGTGCCTTTTCTAAACATGCCTCCACAAATATTCAGTGACTGTGGCTACATTGTGTTGGATGAGGTGTACATGCCATAGCTGTGTTCTTCCTGTAGCTGCGGTCATTGTCAGAGCATATAAAGCTTTGTATATTTGTGTAGCCTCCAGGCTGCTCACTCTAAGGATACTGCTGcatggagaagaaaatgaaaatagacagAAGGGAGATCTTGAAGCCCAGAGATACAGTTTTTGTGACCTAGCAGCTGTTCCTGCCAACTCAGAAATGATCTTTATGAATACTTTCTGCCCTGTTGGAGGGCTGCCTCCCAAGCTTTCTAAACATCTGGTTATGAAAAAAAATGGGGAATTAGATTTCTATTTaaacaaattcttacaaaggtttattgacatataattgattTAAATTGTACAGTGTGGTTAGTTTTGACATAGTGTAAAAACCATGAAACCATTAAAAATGCTGATGGTTATCATATCTGTAATTCATAGTTACTTCCCTtgtatttttggccacaccacacagcttgtgggatcaaGCCTGGGtcgtggcagtgaaagcccagaatcctaacccctTGGCTACCAGAGAATacccttttaaaatctctttctgcCCTCACAACTACTGATTTACTCTTTCACAGTAAATTCGTTTGTTTCATagaattttgtttactttttaaaaattgtgttttccCTCCATGCTGCATAATTATTTTCTGATTCATAAATGTTTGCTTATGtaaatacttcattctttttatagctgagtactATATCCTGTCTAGATGaaccacaatttgtttacccaCTTTTCTGTTAATGGCCATTTTGGCTTGTTTCCAATTTTCGGCTGTTACAAATAAAACcttatgtatatacacaatggaaagGCACAGGCGATGAAGcctctttgtttttgttcatgTTAGGGGTAACTTGTTGCATCTCGCCACACTATATTACTGAATTATGTAACACATAAACCTCTTCAGAGTCCATTTCTAAGATGTAAACCTTTCATAACTCCAATATCAGTGCTCAGACATCCCACTTTAAAGCTTTTGTGTTTCATAAATCTCTTAACCTCTAGGTAGGTAGCTATTACATCTCTGAAGTTCCCCAATCATTCCACTAGAGTTTGCAACATGTTTGCAACATTCTATATGTGGTTTGTTGGGTCTCTCAAACTATTTAACATGCTGACCACCCCACCAATTTGAAGAGATTAGGGTGGGCAAGTTGAAGTGTCTTGATGGTGCACatctgtggcattttttttttactatcagaGCTCCACACAGCCAGGAAATTTTTCAGGTACTGTATGTGCAAGAGTGTGAGGAACTGTCCTTCCTACACCCTAATGCCCAACCCTTCTGGTGTAAATTTGCGAAGAAAGGGTGAACCCGTGGAACACCCCCATCCTTCCTTGGACCCTAACAAAGACAGAGCTTCAGATCCATGCTCCCTGCACCCACAACCTCACTGTGGCATGCCCCCAGGGTGCCGCTCCAGGCTCTGTGAATAATGTTCCTCAAGCTTGATAGTTTCGAAGTGCTTCCTACCACCTCTTGCAGTTCTCTTATGATGATCATAGGTAGGAAGCACTTCAAAAAActacgatttaaaaaaaaaaaaaactaagataaCTGCAAGGGGTGGCCCAGCCACAGTGTTGGTTGGCCCTGGTGTAGGTATAAGTATCTTTTTCAGGTGAGCCTTGGGCATTCCCAGCTGAGTCACTACAGCCACTAGGCTGGGAACGAGAACATACTAGCCTCAAAGTGACTTGAAAGGAGTGAAAAAACCTGTCACTTCACGTGGTACTAAAAAGTACCCCCTCCTCAGAGAGCA
This window harbors:
- the LOC115847998 gene encoding zinc finger protein 211-like: MAAAVLRDTPQGSVTFEDVVVYFSWEEWGLLDEAQRCLYHDVMLENFALVTSLGCWYGMEDEEAFSVQSVSVEQMSLGKTPTPDPSIQKTHPCEKCVMAGRDILYLPEYQGLHPGQKSYTCEACGKQFWFSPNSHQHQKHNDEKPFKRDIDRASFVTSYRFHVSGKTFTCEEVGRDFLAMLNLLQHQATLKGAKPHSSFRCGESFHSGKSHYKYSEYEKLFSYEYTLFQDEQLHTRESYYDCEKPFNQSSILINCQRPDTGARSYECSECGKSFSQSYRLIQHHRSHTAARPYKCNECGKAFSYKLRLVQHLQIHTKVRPYECGECGKSFSYSSTLIKHQRVHTGARPYKCGECGNSFSQSSNLIQHQKIHSGARPYKCSECGKSFSYKCKLVQHLRIHTGERPYECGECGKSFSHSSTLNQHQRIHTGARPYKCDECEKSFSQKSNLIQHRRVHTGEKPYECGECGKSFSQSSHIIQHRKLHTR